A section of the Cryobacterium soli genome encodes:
- a CDS encoding aminotransferase class V-fold PLP-dependent enzyme has translation MKRSTLFRRSPGPLETSRTGDFGYLQPGEVYLDAACQSLRPQSVIDALTDYYTSYNACGGRVKYAWGQKVDAQVADTRKAVLGLLGLSARNHAVSFTLNTTYGLNLLLQQLPLGRFDRVVTSHIEHNSVFLPTITAARRLGVERLVLDRAADGALIYEPAQLEKAVVVVNAASNIDGRQLTNLSDLVRDTHARGGIVIVDAAQAMGHARALLQKTDADALCFSAHKMYGASLGVVVARHELLASLELTFVGGGMVQDVREEDFDLVQGDPAALLEPGLQAWGEIIALGRAIEWLGGIRPGGLNPAEHISGLSTRLFDGLAAVPGLTLLNDVPSPVISVYAPAHDSHRLAVFLSHSQIMVRSGYFCAHHHLKEQLGLPPLLRFSLGLHSTEADIDSATGALTRLMKGLS, from the coding sequence ATGAAGCGCAGCACGCTGTTCCGCCGCTCGCCCGGCCCGCTCGAGACGAGCCGCACCGGCGACTTCGGCTATCTGCAGCCGGGCGAGGTCTATCTCGATGCCGCCTGCCAGAGCCTCCGGCCGCAGAGCGTCATCGACGCCCTCACCGACTACTACACGAGCTACAACGCCTGCGGCGGACGCGTGAAGTACGCCTGGGGACAGAAGGTTGACGCCCAGGTGGCCGACACCCGCAAGGCGGTCCTCGGCCTGCTTGGACTCTCGGCCAGGAACCACGCCGTCTCGTTCACGCTCAACACCACCTACGGCCTCAATCTGCTGTTGCAGCAGCTTCCGCTGGGGCGTTTCGACCGCGTCGTGACCAGCCACATCGAGCACAACTCGGTGTTCCTGCCCACCATCACGGCCGCCCGCCGGCTGGGCGTTGAACGCCTGGTGCTGGATCGCGCCGCCGACGGCGCCCTGATCTACGAGCCGGCGCAGCTCGAGAAGGCCGTCGTGGTCGTCAACGCGGCGTCCAACATCGACGGCCGGCAACTCACCAACCTCAGCGACCTGGTGCGCGACACCCACGCCCGCGGCGGCATCGTCATCGTCGACGCCGCGCAGGCCATGGGGCATGCGCGGGCGCTGCTGCAGAAGACCGACGCGGATGCACTCTGCTTCTCCGCACACAAGATGTACGGCGCGAGTCTCGGCGTCGTCGTGGCCCGGCACGAGCTGCTGGCCTCGCTCGAGCTCACCTTCGTGGGCGGCGGCATGGTGCAGGACGTGCGCGAAGAGGACTTCGACCTCGTGCAGGGTGACCCTGCGGCGCTGCTCGAACCGGGCCTGCAGGCGTGGGGCGAGATCATCGCGCTCGGCCGGGCGATCGAGTGGCTCGGCGGCATCCGCCCCGGCGGTCTCAACCCCGCCGAGCACATCAGCGGCCTCTCCACCCGACTCTTCGACGGTCTCGCCGCGGTCCCAGGGCTCACCCTGCTGAACGACGTGCCCAGCCCGGTGATCAGCGTCTACGCGCCTGCGCATGACTCGCACCGGCTCGCGGTGTTCCTCTCGCACTCCCAGATCATGGTGCGCAGCGGCTATTTCTGTGCGCACCACCACCTCAAGGAGCAGCTCGGCCTCCCGCCGCTGCTGCGGTTCTCCCTCGGCCTGCACTCGACGGAGGCGGACATCGACTCCGCCACCGGGGCCCTCACTCGGCTGATGAAAGGCCTCTCCTAA
- a CDS encoding DsbA family protein, with protein sequence MAAFSARYRRYVGKAWNCTWRKVTFRPCDTTFKQDIKDHLLAPVAARRPGLVKPASIGLEILAVLVLLTTIWSGYTVVKSAVNLYVYGTCNKQDSASCTLGAEACSIPDETPGFMESLGAFDVVGAFGNEFASLGETFAAIPARLQNWTSEDYLPANATYLTEDAANPIAVEVIDPGCTFCKALFANIEESGFESTHNLTYIAYPIKGTDGYKFPNSLLVTQYLEALRLHPLDGADTPVDWQMLKRIFTEKTDAGLPWQGAINSMDAKEATSTLVGWLDEFGLSADQIDVVVAEAGSDKVTDIIDANKTLVEEKIATIKIPTIIFDGRRHDGLVSVDGLR encoded by the coding sequence ATGGCCGCCTTCTCGGCGCGGTACCGGCGCTACGTCGGTAAGGCCTGGAACTGCACGTGGCGGAAGGTCACCTTCCGGCCCTGCGACACCACCTTCAAGCAGGACATCAAGGATCACCTGCTCGCCCCGGTCGCCGCTCGTCGGCCCGGCCTGGTGAAGCCGGCCAGCATCGGCCTGGAGATCCTCGCCGTGCTGGTTCTGCTCACCACCATCTGGTCTGGCTACACAGTGGTCAAGAGCGCCGTCAACCTCTACGTCTACGGCACCTGCAACAAGCAGGATTCGGCATCCTGCACGCTGGGCGCCGAAGCTTGCTCGATCCCCGACGAGACCCCCGGCTTCATGGAGTCACTGGGTGCGTTCGATGTGGTCGGCGCCTTCGGCAACGAGTTCGCCAGCCTCGGCGAGACCTTCGCGGCCATTCCGGCCCGCCTCCAGAACTGGACCTCAGAGGACTACCTGCCGGCCAACGCCACCTACCTCACCGAGGATGCCGCCAACCCGATCGCCGTCGAGGTCATCGACCCGGGCTGCACCTTCTGCAAGGCGCTCTTCGCGAACATCGAGGAGTCCGGCTTCGAGTCCACCCACAACCTCACCTACATCGCGTACCCGATCAAGGGCACCGACGGCTACAAGTTCCCCAACTCGCTGCTCGTGACGCAGTACCTCGAGGCCCTGCGGCTGCACCCGCTGGACGGCGCCGACACCCCTGTCGACTGGCAGATGCTCAAGCGCATCTTCACCGAGAAGACGGATGCCGGCCTGCCCTGGCAGGGTGCGATCAACTCCATGGATGCCAAGGAGGCCACCTCCACCCTGGTGGGCTGGCTCGACGAGTTCGGCCTGAGCGCCGACCAGATCGACGTGGTCGTGGCCGAGGCCGGCTCGGACAAGGTGACCGACATCATCGACGCCAACAAGACGCTCGTGGAAGAGAAGATCGCGACCATCAAGATTCCCACGATCATCTTCGACGGCCGGCGCCACGACGGCCTGGTCTCGGTCGACGGCCTGCGCTGA
- a CDS encoding excinuclease ABC subunit UvrA — protein sequence MPYSPETIPANPASSADHPGSDGFVRVRGARENNLRDVDVDVPRDAIVAFTGVSGSGKSSLAFGTIFAEAQRRFFESVAPYARRLIQQGHTPHVDLITGLPPAVALQQRRGSPSSRSSVGTVTTLSNSMRMLYSRAGTYPAGSDLRLDSDAFSPNTATGACPVCHGLGISHTVTESLLVPDASLSIRDGAIAAWPGAWQGKNLRDVTAGLGYDIDVPWASLSPEDRDWLLYTEEQPVVEVTPQRDRVAKPYKGRFWSAKSYVMHTLADSKSAQMRQRVLAFVQTGPCELCGGSGLRAEALAVTFAGRPINELNALTLSELADVLRPTAELTDAASSHRSIQSGEVTEVAVTVAGDLVRRLTVLIDLGLGYLSLGRATPTLSPGEMQRLRIATQLRSGLFGVIYVLDEPSAGLHPADAEPLLLVLEQLKASGNSVFVVEHNMDVVRRADWLVDVGPRAGDGGGEVLYSGPVGGLAEVETSVTRGYLFPTSPSEAPPAPREAAAWLGLTGVTRHNLVDLDVQVPLGVLTAVTGVSGSGKSTLVSKVLADAVGRELRQGSVDAVPAGAAAVDADDDEATDEDEAGTDRATTIVDAVTGAGAIDRLVRVDQKPIGRTPRSNLATYTGLFDAVRATFAATAAAKSAGFTASRFSFNVAGGRCDTCLGEGFVAVELLFLPGSYAPCPACGGSRYNAETLAVHYNGKSVADVLGLTVDAAAAFLADVPSASRSLETLREVGLGYLRLGQPATELSGGEAQRIKLATELQRARRGHTLYLLDEPTTGLHPADVDLLMTQLGRLVDAGNTVVVVEHDMGVVAAADWVIDLGPSGGTAGGRIVAEGTPATVAAHPHSRTAPYLARRLELAV from the coding sequence ATGCCTTACTCTCCCGAGACCATTCCGGCCAACCCCGCCAGCTCCGCCGATCACCCCGGCTCCGACGGCTTCGTGCGCGTACGCGGCGCGCGGGAGAACAACCTGCGCGACGTCGACGTCGACGTCCCCCGCGACGCCATCGTCGCCTTCACGGGCGTCTCCGGCTCCGGCAAGTCCTCGCTCGCCTTCGGCACCATCTTCGCCGAGGCCCAGCGTCGTTTCTTCGAGTCCGTGGCGCCCTACGCGCGGCGCCTGATCCAGCAGGGCCACACCCCGCACGTCGACCTCATCACCGGGCTACCGCCCGCCGTCGCGCTGCAGCAGCGCCGGGGGTCGCCCAGTTCACGCTCCAGCGTCGGCACGGTCACCACACTGTCCAACTCGATGCGGATGCTGTACTCCCGCGCCGGCACCTACCCGGCCGGGTCCGACCTGCGCCTGGACTCCGACGCGTTCTCGCCCAATACGGCTACCGGTGCCTGCCCGGTGTGCCACGGTCTGGGCATCTCGCACACCGTGACCGAGTCGCTGCTGGTGCCCGACGCGAGCCTGAGCATCCGTGACGGCGCGATCGCGGCCTGGCCCGGCGCCTGGCAGGGCAAGAACCTGCGTGACGTGACCGCGGGGCTGGGCTACGACATCGACGTGCCCTGGGCGTCGCTCAGCCCGGAGGACCGCGACTGGCTGCTCTACACGGAGGAGCAGCCCGTTGTGGAGGTCACCCCGCAGCGCGACAGGGTGGCCAAGCCCTACAAGGGCCGGTTCTGGAGCGCGAAGAGCTACGTGATGCATACCCTGGCCGACTCGAAGAGCGCCCAGATGCGCCAGCGGGTGCTCGCCTTCGTGCAGACCGGCCCGTGCGAACTCTGTGGCGGCAGCGGCCTGCGGGCCGAAGCCCTCGCGGTGACGTTCGCCGGTCGACCGATCAACGAGCTCAACGCCCTCACCCTCAGCGAGCTCGCCGACGTCCTCCGCCCGACAGCGGAACTCACCGATGCAGCCAGCTCACACCGCTCCATCCAGTCCGGCGAGGTCACCGAGGTGGCCGTCACCGTGGCCGGCGACCTGGTGCGCCGGCTGACGGTGCTCATCGATCTCGGGCTCGGCTACCTCAGCCTGGGCCGCGCCACCCCCACCCTCTCCCCGGGCGAGATGCAGCGCCTGCGCATCGCCACCCAGCTGCGCAGCGGCCTGTTCGGCGTGATCTACGTACTCGACGAACCCTCCGCCGGCCTGCACCCCGCCGACGCCGAGCCGCTGCTGCTGGTGCTCGAACAGCTCAAGGCATCCGGCAATTCGGTCTTCGTGGTCGAGCACAATATGGATGTCGTGCGCCGCGCCGACTGGCTCGTGGACGTGGGGCCGCGAGCCGGCGACGGCGGCGGCGAGGTGCTCTACAGCGGGCCGGTCGGCGGCCTGGCCGAGGTCGAGACCTCGGTCACCCGCGGCTACCTGTTCCCGACGAGCCCGAGCGAGGCGCCGCCGGCACCGCGCGAGGCTGCCGCCTGGCTGGGCCTGACCGGCGTCACCCGACATAACCTTGTCGATCTCGACGTTCAGGTGCCCCTGGGCGTACTCACGGCCGTCACCGGGGTCTCAGGGTCGGGCAAGTCGACCCTGGTCAGCAAGGTGCTCGCGGATGCCGTGGGCCGGGAGCTCCGCCAAGGCTCTGTCGACGCCGTGCCCGCGGGCGCTGCCGCGGTCGATGCCGACGACGACGAGGCGACCGACGAGGACGAGGCCGGCACCGACCGGGCCACCACGATCGTCGACGCCGTCACCGGAGCCGGCGCCATCGACCGGCTGGTGCGCGTGGACCAGAAGCCCATCGGCCGGACCCCGCGGTCCAACCTGGCCACCTACACGGGCCTCTTCGACGCCGTGCGCGCCACCTTCGCGGCCACAGCGGCGGCTAAATCGGCCGGGTTCACCGCGAGCCGGTTCTCCTTCAACGTGGCCGGCGGTCGCTGCGACACCTGCCTGGGCGAGGGCTTCGTCGCCGTCGAGCTGCTCTTCCTGCCCGGCAGCTACGCGCCATGCCCCGCATGCGGCGGCTCCCGGTACAACGCCGAGACCCTCGCGGTGCACTACAACGGCAAGTCCGTCGCGGATGTGCTCGGCCTCACGGTGGATGCCGCCGCAGCCTTTCTCGCCGACGTGCCCAGCGCCTCCCGCAGCCTGGAGACCCTGCGCGAGGTGGGCCTGGGCTACCTGCGGCTCGGCCAGCCCGCCACCGAGCTCTCCGGCGGCGAAGCGCAACGCATCAAGCTGGCCACCGAACTGCAGCGCGCCCGCCGCGGGCACACGCTGTACCTGCTTGACGAACCCACCACCGGGTTGCATCCAGCCGATGTGGACCTCCTGATGACACAGCTCGGCCGGCTCGTCGACGCCGGCAACACCGTGGTCGTGGTGGAGCACGACATGGGCGTGGTGGCCGCCGCTGACTGGGTCATCGACCTGGGGCCGTCCGGCGGTACTGCGGGCGGGCGCATCGTGGCCGAGGGCACCCCGGCCACCGTGGCGGCGCATCCGCACAGCCGCACTGCCCCGTACCTCGCCCGACGCTTGGAGCTAGCTGTGTAA
- a CDS encoding ABC transporter ATP-binding protein, with translation MILELRNVSYRYRAGALALDDVSIGVAAGQSVGLVGESGSGKSTIVRLMLALARPTTGSVLFEGQPIAPASIRRFRAAVQTVFQDPYSSLDPRQNIESIVAEPLRSLGLARGDKARAQVTAALAAVGLPADVLGRYPHEFSGGQRQRIAIARATVCHPRLLLADEPVSALDVTTRIQVIDLLAELRASTGLAILMVSHDLSAIAALCEQTVVLNQGRVVESGPTASILTAPREDYTRRLVAAVPRLPAP, from the coding sequence ATGATCCTGGAACTGCGCAATGTCTCCTACCGGTACCGGGCGGGCGCGCTCGCCCTCGACGACGTGTCGATCGGCGTGGCCGCAGGGCAGAGTGTGGGCCTGGTCGGCGAATCGGGCAGCGGCAAGTCCACCATCGTGCGGCTCATGCTCGCGCTGGCCCGGCCCACCACAGGGTCGGTGCTCTTCGAGGGGCAGCCGATCGCGCCGGCGTCGATCCGGCGGTTCCGGGCCGCCGTGCAGACCGTGTTCCAGGACCCGTATTCGTCGCTGGACCCCCGCCAGAACATCGAGAGCATCGTGGCCGAACCGCTGCGCTCACTCGGGCTGGCCCGCGGTGACAAGGCGCGGGCGCAGGTGACGGCGGCGCTCGCCGCGGTGGGGCTGCCCGCCGATGTGCTCGGCCGGTACCCGCACGAGTTCTCCGGCGGCCAACGGCAGCGCATCGCCATCGCCAGGGCCACCGTGTGCCACCCGCGACTGCTGCTCGCGGACGAGCCGGTGAGTGCGCTCGACGTGACCACGCGCATCCAGGTGATCGACCTGCTCGCCGAGCTGCGGGCCTCCACGGGCTTGGCCATCCTGATGGTCTCGCACGACCTCAGCGCCATCGCGGCGCTGTGCGAGCAGACCGTGGTGCTCAACCAGGGCCGGGTGGTGGAGTCCGGGCCGACCGCGAGCATCCTGACCGCGCCCCGCGAGGACTACACCCGGCGCCTCGTCGCGGCCGTGCCGCGCCTGCCAGCCCCCTGA